Proteins encoded together in one Chryseobacterium taklimakanense window:
- a CDS encoding ABC transporter permease — MKQLRYLLRREFRLFFTNKTMLSVFFMAPAFYALLIGFTYKKGKVENIPVILINHDKTPLSDQVTQMFEDNHTIKVLNYIDEPAPLKDEVIKTEAAAVVIIPERFEALMLQKKYPEITVYINTSNVLTANFATKAIQQILGTFSAGAEIKALQRKGMNAEIAKTQYEPFKANYITLFNTTSNYLIFMWPAMMAVVLQQVILMAMAVTFAEEFKRDSFKRDFAGKHKYAVLVMAIKCLPVWIFANFNILFFYLCSLYFKIPSPVNVPNFFLLTAIFVVASTNLGVLFSILVPDALKATQYLMVIASPAFIVSGFTWPTSAMPQFVQYFNSIIPLTPYLEALKIMVVERGSDYLTQKYFMHLLILALVYFVLGWIALKIKINSLYKKYHISEDDESDDYDEITASEINLNENGSTPQEI, encoded by the coding sequence ATGAAACAGTTAAGATATTTACTGAGAAGAGAATTCCGGCTCTTTTTTACCAATAAAACCATGCTTTCGGTGTTTTTTATGGCACCGGCATTCTACGCATTGCTTATTGGGTTCACTTATAAAAAAGGGAAGGTTGAAAACATTCCGGTGATCCTCATCAACCACGATAAAACGCCGCTTTCCGACCAGGTTACCCAAATGTTTGAGGACAACCACACCATCAAAGTCCTGAATTATATCGATGAGCCGGCTCCCCTGAAAGATGAGGTCATCAAAACTGAAGCTGCCGCTGTTGTCATCATTCCGGAGCGGTTTGAAGCGCTGATGCTGCAGAAAAAGTATCCGGAAATTACGGTTTACATCAACACGTCCAATGTCCTCACCGCGAATTTTGCTACGAAAGCGATACAGCAGATCCTGGGAACATTTTCGGCAGGAGCAGAGATCAAGGCGCTGCAGAGAAAAGGAATGAATGCAGAAATTGCGAAAACCCAATACGAACCGTTTAAAGCCAATTACATCACGCTGTTCAACACCACGAGCAATTACCTGATTTTTATGTGGCCCGCGATGATGGCGGTGGTACTGCAGCAGGTCATTTTGATGGCTATGGCCGTGACTTTTGCAGAGGAGTTCAAGCGCGACAGTTTTAAACGTGATTTTGCCGGTAAACACAAATATGCGGTGTTGGTGATGGCTATAAAATGCCTCCCGGTGTGGATTTTTGCCAATTTCAACATCCTGTTTTTCTACCTGTGCAGCCTTTATTTTAAAATTCCGTCACCGGTGAATGTGCCCAACTTTTTCCTGCTGACCGCAATTTTCGTGGTGGCATCAACCAATTTGGGCGTGCTGTTCAGTATTTTGGTTCCTGACGCGCTGAAGGCGACACAATATCTGATGGTGATTGCTTCTCCGGCGTTCATCGTCAGTGGATTTACGTGGCCAACGTCGGCGATGCCTCAGTTTGTGCAGTATTTCAATTCCATTATTCCCCTGACGCCTTATCTTGAGGCATTGAAAATCATGGTTGTGGAGCGTGGTTCAGATTATTTAACCCAAAAATACTTCATGCATCTTTTAATTTTGGCGTTAGTGTATTTTGTATTAGGCTGGATTGCGCTTAAAATTAAAATCAATTCACTCTACAAAAAGTACCATATATCAGAAGATGATGAAAGCGATGATTATGATGAAATTACAGCATCAGAAATTAATCTTAACGAAAACGGCTCAACACCGCAAGAAATATAA
- a CDS encoding ArsR/SmtB family transcription factor: MGVTKTQHFTDEQNEIATLLKALAHPARVAIIEYLLSVDTCICNDIVAEINLAQPTVSQHLKELKNAGIIQGEIEGKSICYCVNPETLKKLEHFVDRLFQKIHPLENGKCC; encoded by the coding sequence ATGGGCGTTACCAAAACACAGCATTTTACCGACGAGCAGAACGAAATTGCCACTTTGCTGAAAGCCCTGGCGCATCCTGCGAGAGTTGCCATTATCGAATATCTGCTTTCGGTTGACACCTGCATCTGCAACGATATTGTGGCCGAAATCAACCTTGCGCAGCCGACCGTTTCGCAACATTTAAAAGAACTCAAAAATGCAGGCATCATTCAGGGGGAAATTGAGGGAAAATCTATCTGCTACTGCGTAAATCCTGAAACCCTTAAGAAACTTGAGCATTTTGTTGACCGGCTTTTCCAAAAAATCCACCCGCTGGAAAACGGGAAATGCTGTTAA
- a CDS encoding TolC family protein — protein sequence MKTIHKFLMGAAFSLPLTLYAQQAPTLQELISSALQSNETLNQQVLENKFTKLDDEKLNDVFLPKVEITGKTGYMYTSAHINSPEIKVPAVPPVFPGAVVPEGQLSNNLNISGLSASAKAEASMVIYSGGKVKYLKEANREKNLSEEVMMQKTKDDVITEISKAYDQLSLVYESKKVLDQSKKRLEINKKTADKALGYGLITPYDHKKIELAQATLDSKMVEYEGKKDLLITQIHLLTGIERERIAMIEHDLQPINYEVLNETVENRAEVKALQHGINATDYKIKAEERWWVPKVQAQTSLSYFGLYNNRISTSDEIFPGTGKKLDLHPSAINVIPMFTAGIGFKWEVFDGNEGKHAIEKAKIDKEILESKQKDAIKKLNLNLANNQTNYNIANAQIKLKEKARQIAAKGLEQVEKEFRYGTKTSAALIEAETDLQNAELELQTAIFNQRVSAIELMKSTQNLNPENL from the coding sequence ATGAAAACTATACACAAATTCCTTATGGGCGCAGCTTTTTCGTTGCCGCTCACGCTTTATGCGCAGCAGGCACCTACGCTGCAGGAACTCATCAGCAGTGCGCTGCAGAGTAATGAAACGCTGAACCAGCAGGTTTTAGAAAACAAATTCACGAAACTGGACGACGAAAAGCTGAATGATGTGTTTCTCCCAAAAGTGGAGATTACCGGGAAAACAGGTTACATGTACACTTCGGCGCATATCAATTCACCGGAAATTAAAGTTCCGGCAGTGCCTCCGGTTTTTCCGGGAGCGGTGGTACCTGAGGGACAGCTGAGCAATAATCTCAACATTTCCGGTCTTTCTGCCTCTGCAAAAGCCGAAGCGAGTATGGTGATTTATTCCGGCGGAAAGGTGAAATATCTGAAGGAAGCCAACCGCGAAAAAAATCTTTCAGAAGAAGTGATGATGCAGAAAACCAAGGACGACGTCATCACCGAAATTTCCAAAGCATACGACCAGTTGTCGCTGGTTTACGAATCCAAAAAAGTTCTGGATCAGTCCAAAAAACGTTTGGAAATCAATAAAAAAACGGCCGACAAAGCCTTGGGTTACGGTCTGATTACGCCTTACGACCACAAAAAAATCGAACTTGCACAGGCCACTTTGGATTCTAAAATGGTGGAATATGAAGGTAAAAAGGATCTTCTGATCACTCAGATCCATCTGTTGACCGGCATTGAAAGGGAGCGTATTGCCATGATTGAACACGATCTTCAGCCAATAAACTATGAAGTTCTGAACGAAACCGTAGAAAACAGGGCAGAGGTGAAAGCGCTTCAACACGGCATTAACGCGACAGATTATAAAATTAAAGCCGAAGAGAGATGGTGGGTTCCGAAAGTGCAGGCGCAAACTTCGCTGTCGTATTTCGGGCTTTACAACAACCGCATTTCAACCTCGGATGAAATTTTTCCCGGCACGGGAAAAAAACTCGATTTGCATCCCAGTGCCATAAACGTAATTCCCATGTTTACCGCAGGAATTGGCTTTAAATGGGAGGTTTTCGACGGTAATGAAGGCAAACACGCCATTGAGAAAGCCAAAATAGATAAAGAAATTCTGGAGAGCAAACAGAAAGACGCAATTAAAAAATTGAATTTGAATCTCGCCAACAACCAAACCAATTACAACATCGCGAACGCACAAATCAAACTAAAAGAAAAGGCAAGACAAATCGCGGCCAAAGGTTTGGAACAGGTGGAAAAGGAATTCAGATACGGCACCAAAACCTCCGCCGCGCTTATCGAAGCAGAAACGGATTTACAGAATGCCGAGCTGGAACTGCAGACCGCGATTTTCAATCAGAGAGTTTCCGCCATTGAACTGATGAAATCTACACAAAACCTTAATCCTGAAAATCTTTAA
- a CDS encoding DUF2007 domain-containing protein: MNKTTKVSVFESEVPQEIQLVKSKLADAGIENTVENKYMTFTTTPTANTLKIMVSLEDEKKAFEIIDAWLQKSDNV; encoded by the coding sequence ATGAATAAAACAACTAAAGTTTCAGTATTTGAAAGCGAAGTACCGCAGGAAATACAGCTGGTAAAATCTAAACTGGCCGATGCCGGTATTGAAAACACGGTTGAAAACAAATATATGACCTTCACCACGACGCCGACGGCGAATACTTTGAAAATAATGGTAAGCCTCGAAGATGAAAAAAAGGCATTTGAAATCATTGATGCCTGGCTTCAAAAATCGGATAATGTTTAA
- a CDS encoding oleate hydratase, which translates to MNTTENHRKVNHQPDASQTRLQNVPTNTMPFPDQIGNYQRNIGLPEGKFKDSKVYIVGSGIAGLSSAYYFIRDGQIPAGNITFLEQLNIEGGSLDGSGNAETGYIIRGGREMDFTYENFWDMFQDIPALELPKPYSVLDEYRIVNDNDRNHSKARLIHNKGEIKDFSKFGLNKKDQLAVMKLLLAKKEDLDDLTIEDWFSETFLESNFWWFWRTMFAFENWQSLLELKLYFHRFLHAIDGLNDLSSLVFPKYNQYDTFVVPLRKHLQELGVKIQFDTVVKDLDIEIAGDKKTVRNIITEQNGSEVKIAVRENDFVIVTTGSMTEDTRYGDNDTAPLVDFTKENSGKSKGWTVWNNLAKKSEVFGKPEKFNSDVSKSAWMSATLTCKPSAFVEKLKEYSVNDPYSGKTVTGGIISITDSNWVMSFTCNRQPHFPNQPDDVLVIWVYALLMDEKGNYVQKTMPECTGNEILAELAYHLGIENQLDNIIENTIVKTTYMPYITSMFLPRAKGDRPQVVPDGCVNLGLVGQFVETNNDVVFTMESSVRTARIAVYELLDSNKQVPDINPLQYDIRHLLKAANTLNDGKGFPGSGILNKVLKNTYFEHILPEISHDEHDGFFAQQWDKLKGLFEHKQEGE; encoded by the coding sequence ATGAACACAACCGAAAATCACAGAAAAGTCAATCATCAACCCGATGCAAGCCAAACTCGCCTGCAAAATGTTCCCACCAACACAATGCCTTTTCCCGATCAGATTGGGAATTACCAAAGAAATATCGGACTTCCGGAAGGCAAATTTAAAGACAGCAAAGTTTACATTGTCGGCAGCGGAATTGCCGGACTATCTTCTGCCTATTATTTCATTCGCGACGGGCAAATTCCTGCCGGAAATATTACTTTTTTAGAGCAGTTGAACATTGAAGGAGGTTCTTTGGATGGCTCGGGAAACGCGGAAACAGGATATATCATTCGCGGCGGCCGTGAAATGGATTTTACCTACGAAAATTTCTGGGATATGTTTCAGGATATTCCCGCTTTGGAACTTCCGAAACCTTATTCCGTGCTGGATGAATACCGAATTGTAAACGACAACGACCGCAACCATTCCAAAGCAAGGCTCATTCACAACAAAGGCGAAATAAAAGATTTCAGCAAATTCGGGCTCAATAAAAAAGATCAGTTGGCGGTGATGAAACTTTTGCTCGCGAAAAAAGAAGATTTGGACGATTTAACGATTGAAGATTGGTTTTCCGAAACCTTTTTGGAAAGTAATTTCTGGTGGTTTTGGCGCACCATGTTTGCTTTCGAAAACTGGCAGAGTTTATTAGAACTAAAACTCTATTTTCACCGTTTCCTGCACGCTATCGATGGTTTGAACGACCTTTCGTCGCTGGTTTTCCCGAAATACAACCAATATGACACGTTCGTAGTGCCTTTAAGAAAACATTTACAGGAACTCGGGGTTAAAATTCAGTTTGATACCGTGGTAAAAGACCTAGATATCGAAATCGCAGGCGATAAAAAAACCGTCAGAAATATCATCACGGAACAGAACGGTTCTGAAGTGAAAATTGCCGTGCGTGAAAATGATTTTGTGATCGTCACTACAGGATCTATGACGGAAGACACGCGCTATGGCGACAATGATACGGCACCATTGGTAGATTTTACCAAAGAAAATTCCGGCAAATCAAAAGGATGGACGGTTTGGAACAATCTGGCAAAAAAATCTGAAGTTTTTGGCAAACCTGAAAAATTCAATTCCGATGTTTCCAAATCGGCGTGGATGTCGGCAACGCTCACCTGTAAACCGTCTGCTTTCGTCGAAAAACTCAAAGAGTATTCAGTGAACGATCCATATTCCGGCAAAACCGTTACAGGCGGTATTATTTCGATTACCGACAGCAACTGGGTGATGAGTTTTACCTGCAACAGACAGCCCCATTTCCCGAATCAGCCGGATGATGTTTTGGTCATCTGGGTGTATGCTTTGCTGATGGATGAAAAGGGAAATTATGTTCAGAAAACAATGCCGGAATGCACCGGAAACGAGATTTTGGCAGAGTTGGCCTATCATTTAGGAATTGAAAATCAACTGGATAATATCATAGAAAATACGATCGTGAAAACCACTTATATGCCGTATATCACTTCGATGTTTTTGCCGCGTGCCAAAGGCGACCGTCCACAGGTTGTTCCCGATGGCTGCGTAAATCTGGGATTGGTCGGACAGTTTGTGGAAACCAATAACGATGTGGTTTTTACAATGGAAAGTTCAGTGAGAACGGCGAGAATTGCGGTTTATGAACTTCTTGACAGCAACAAACAGGTCCCTGATATCAATCCGCTGCAATACGACATCCGTCATTTGTTAAAAGCCGCCAATACTTTGAACGACGGCAAAGGTTTTCCGGGCAGCGGAATTCTGAATAAAGTTTTGAAGAATACCTATTTCGAGCATATTCTGCCGGAAATTTCGCACGACGAACACGATGGTTTTTTCGCGCAGCAGTGGGATAAACTGAAAGGTCTCTTTGAGCATAAGCAAGAAGGGGAGTAA
- a CDS encoding arsenite methyltransferase, whose protein sequence is METNEQIKEMVKQKYSEIALQDKETNASSCCGAGGCSTEVYNIMSEEYDELNGYNKDADLGLGCGLPTNFAKIKKGDTVVDLGSGAGNDCFVARAETGETGKVIGIDFTEAMIEKARANAEKLGYNNVEFRHGDIEKIPITANVADVVVSNCVMNLVPDKPKAFSEVFRILKPNGHFSISDIVIIGDLPEKIKTVAEMYAGCVASAIQKEEYLKIIQDAGFKNLSLQKEKAIIVPDDILKNYLNEEEIKVYKNSDTRIFSITVYAEKPENCCAPNSGCC, encoded by the coding sequence ATGGAAACGAACGAACAAATTAAGGAAATGGTAAAGCAAAAATATTCTGAAATTGCTTTACAGGACAAAGAAACCAATGCTTCTTCCTGTTGCGGCGCAGGCGGATGTTCCACGGAAGTTTATAACATTATGAGCGAAGAATATGATGAACTGAACGGCTACAACAAAGATGCGGATCTTGGTTTAGGATGCGGGCTTCCTACCAATTTTGCCAAAATAAAGAAGGGTGATACGGTTGTGGATTTGGGCAGTGGTGCAGGAAACGACTGTTTTGTAGCGCGTGCCGAGACAGGCGAAACAGGAAAAGTTATCGGGATCGATTTTACCGAAGCGATGATTGAAAAAGCAAGAGCAAATGCTGAAAAATTGGGCTACAATAATGTGGAATTTCGCCACGGCGATATTGAAAAAATACCGATAACCGCCAATGTTGCGGATGTTGTGGTGAGCAACTGCGTAATGAATTTGGTACCCGACAAACCAAAGGCTTTTTCTGAAGTTTTTCGCATTCTGAAACCAAACGGCCATTTTTCAATTTCTGATATTGTCATCATCGGCGACCTTCCCGAAAAAATAAAAACCGTTGCAGAAATGTATGCAGGATGTGTCGCGAGTGCCATTCAGAAAGAGGAATATCTAAAAATCATTCAGGATGCGGGATTTAAGAACCTTAGTTTACAAAAGGAAAAAGCGATTATCGTTCCTGATGATATTCTTAAAAATTATCTAAACGAAGAAGAAATCAAGGTCTATAAAAATTCAGACACAAGAATTTTTAGTATTACGGTTTATGCCGAAAAACCTGAAAACTGCTGCGCACCAAATTCTGGTTGCTGCTAA
- a CDS encoding 3-hydroxyacyl-CoA dehydrogenase, producing the protein MTTIKKITVAGSGVLGSQIAFQSALHGYDVTIYDINGEAIEKSKKLIDTFLPRYKSDLQISSEKLEEAYQKLQFSISLQEAVSEADLLIEAIPESIGIKKEFYRNLSKIAPAKTIFTTNTSTLLPSLLMDETGRPEKFLALHFANEIWKHNTAEIMGTEKTNPEVFETLVEFAKSIGMIALPLKKEQPGYILNTLLVPLLSSGILLYAKGVADIETIDKTWMLGTGSPIGPFGILDVVGLGTVYHIFKTEAERTGNEEKMKFVNVLKNQFIDAGKLGVSSGEGFYKYPNPTFQGKGFLK; encoded by the coding sequence ATGACAACAATAAAAAAAATCACCGTAGCCGGAAGCGGCGTTTTGGGTTCGCAGATTGCTTTTCAATCCGCACTGCACGGCTATGACGTGACCATTTACGACATCAACGGCGAAGCAATTGAAAAATCCAAAAAACTGATTGATACTTTTCTGCCCCGATACAAATCGGACCTTCAGATTTCATCTGAAAAACTGGAAGAAGCCTATCAAAAACTGCAGTTTTCCATCAGCCTTCAGGAAGCGGTTTCCGAAGCGGATCTGCTGATTGAAGCCATTCCGGAAAGTATCGGTATTAAAAAGGAATTTTACAGAAATTTATCCAAAATCGCTCCCGCTAAAACCATTTTTACCACCAATACTTCCACACTCTTGCCGAGTTTATTGATGGATGAAACCGGAAGGCCTGAAAAATTTCTCGCTTTGCATTTCGCCAACGAAATCTGGAAACACAACACGGCGGAAATTATGGGCACCGAAAAGACCAATCCCGAAGTATTTGAAACACTCGTGGAATTTGCAAAATCTATCGGAATGATTGCGCTGCCACTGAAAAAAGAACAGCCGGGCTACATTCTTAACACGCTTTTGGTGCCGCTTTTGAGTTCGGGAATTCTGCTGTATGCCAAAGGAGTTGCCGACATTGAAACCATCGACAAAACCTGGATGCTCGGAACCGGTTCGCCAATAGGACCGTTCGGTATTTTGGATGTAGTGGGTTTGGGAACGGTGTACCACATTTTCAAAACCGAGGCGGAACGCACCGGAAATGAGGAAAAAATGAAGTTTGTCAACGTGCTGAAAAATCAGTTTATAGATGCCGGAAAACTCGGCGTTTCAAGTGGCGAAGGCTTTTATAAATATCCCAACCCGACTTTTCAGGGTAAAGGTTTTTTGAAGTAG
- a CDS encoding HlyD family secretion protein, with protein MKSTSKILSVLTLFTLVNCSEKPAERAIEGKTRKELVTFSPKVTGRILEIYVEEGQTVKAGDTLAKLDVPEVSAKIAQAKGATSAAKAQAQMARNGATADQMRQLRAKQKGLQEQYQYAQKAYNRARNMYRDSLLSPQNYDEAFAKYQGAKAQLDAANAELHDVQIGTRYEKIEMAEGQANQAMGALQEANVAYSERYVIATNDMEIETVSLNKGELATAGFALFSGYIPDTTYFRFTVPESKISAYEKGKTVKMVVNYNQKEITGRIVSIKQLAKYADITTAFPDYNPEDAVYEIKVIPDNRAQLGNILVNSNVVLK; from the coding sequence ATGAAATCTACATCAAAAATACTTTCTGTTCTTACACTCTTTACTTTAGTGAATTGCAGCGAAAAGCCCGCAGAACGTGCCATTGAAGGTAAAACGAGAAAAGAACTCGTCACTTTTTCACCAAAAGTAACCGGGCGGATCCTGGAAATTTATGTGGAAGAAGGGCAAACCGTAAAAGCCGGTGATACGCTTGCAAAACTTGATGTACCTGAAGTTTCTGCAAAAATTGCACAGGCAAAAGGGGCGACTTCCGCAGCCAAGGCCCAGGCTCAAATGGCAAGAAACGGTGCGACCGCCGACCAGATGCGACAGTTGAGAGCCAAACAAAAAGGGCTTCAGGAGCAGTATCAGTATGCGCAGAAAGCCTACAACAGGGCTAGGAATATGTACCGCGACAGCTTGCTTTCGCCACAAAATTATGATGAAGCCTTCGCGAAATACCAGGGTGCCAAAGCACAGTTGGACGCTGCAAACGCCGAACTGCATGATGTGCAGATCGGTACACGTTACGAAAAAATAGAAATGGCGGAAGGACAGGCCAATCAGGCGATGGGTGCGCTGCAGGAAGCGAATGTGGCTTATTCTGAAAGATATGTGATCGCTACAAACGATATGGAAATCGAAACGGTTTCTTTGAACAAAGGCGAACTTGCGACCGCCGGTTTTGCACTTTTTTCAGGCTATATTCCCGACACGACTTATTTCAGATTCACCGTTCCGGAAAGTAAAATTTCAGCTTATGAGAAAGGGAAAACCGTGAAAATGGTCGTAAATTACAACCAAAAAGAAATTACCGGGCGCATTGTTTCCATCAAACAACTGGCAAAATACGCCGATATCACGACGGCTTTTCCGGATTATAATCCTGAAGATGCGGTTTATGAGATTAAAGTAATTCCGGATAATCGGGCCCAGTTGGGTAATATTCTGGTGAACTCCAATGTGGTTTTAAAATAA
- a CDS encoding amidohydrolase family protein has product MKKSIYKIFAAAVFVSGLASAQRPAPAPKQTVPVAITGATIHTAAGNVLQNGTIVFENGKITSLNGAVPSNAKVISAAGKHVYPGFILLNNSLGLVEIAATNATVDYREANAFMPEIRTLIAFNTDSHVIPVIRTNGVLLTQPVMASGVLKGTSSVMKLDAWNWEDAVVSKDNVLHVSWPANRKSTDEKRNREMKERRDAALLELKSLFLRAKTYVPKSGIKDYKLEAIEPVYTGGKTVFIEVPGANEALEAIKFAQDNGFRKTVLLGDASLTGVLDDIKKSGFPLIVTNPHSLPPNDSSSPMLSYAFAKMVSDKGILHALDYSSGKDFSDSRNLPFLAGTTVAHGLEKEKALQSITLNAAKILGIDKDYGSLEVGKSATLFISDGDALDQLTNNVTEAFIDGRQLNLDNQQKELYRRYREKYSSEN; this is encoded by the coding sequence ATGAAAAAATCAATATATAAAATATTTGCTGCGGCAGTTTTCGTTTCGGGATTAGCTTCAGCGCAGCGTCCTGCACCGGCACCCAAACAAACGGTTCCGGTGGCAATTACAGGAGCTACAATTCATACGGCAGCCGGAAATGTATTGCAAAACGGAACGATTGTTTTTGAAAACGGCAAAATCACTTCGTTGAACGGTGCCGTTCCTTCCAATGCAAAGGTGATCAGCGCCGCAGGGAAACACGTTTATCCCGGTTTTATCCTGTTGAATAATTCTCTTGGTCTGGTAGAAATTGCCGCCACCAACGCGACTGTAGATTACCGCGAAGCCAACGCTTTTATGCCGGAAATACGTACGTTGATTGCGTTCAATACCGACAGCCACGTAATTCCCGTGATCCGTACCAACGGTGTCCTGCTGACGCAGCCGGTAATGGCAAGCGGTGTTTTGAAAGGAACGTCTTCGGTAATGAAACTGGACGCATGGAACTGGGAAGATGCCGTGGTTTCCAAAGATAATGTGCTGCATGTTTCGTGGCCTGCAAACAGAAAATCGACCGATGAAAAGCGTAACAGGGAAATGAAAGAGCGCCGCGATGCTGCATTGCTGGAACTGAAGTCACTTTTTCTGAGAGCGAAAACTTATGTTCCCAAATCCGGAATTAAGGATTATAAACTTGAGGCCATAGAGCCCGTTTATACCGGGGGAAAAACCGTATTTATCGAGGTTCCCGGTGCCAATGAAGCTTTGGAGGCGATTAAATTTGCGCAGGACAACGGATTCAGGAAGACGGTCCTCTTAGGCGATGCGAGTTTAACGGGTGTTTTGGATGACATTAAAAAATCGGGGTTTCCGCTGATTGTGACCAATCCGCACTCGCTTCCGCCAAACGATTCTTCTTCGCCCATGTTATCCTACGCGTTTGCAAAAATGGTTTCAGACAAAGGAATTCTGCACGCTTTAGATTACAGCTCCGGCAAAGATTTTTCAGATTCCCGAAACCTGCCTTTCCTTGCCGGAACTACTGTAGCGCATGGCCTGGAAAAGGAAAAAGCCCTGCAAAGTATTACACTTAACGCTGCAAAAATTCTGGGTATAGACAAAGATTACGGCAGTCTTGAAGTAGGCAAAAGTGCCACCCTTTTTATTTCTGACGGTGATGCACTGGACCAACTCACCAATAATGTTACAGAAGCATTTATTGACGGGCGGCAACTGAATCTCGACAATCAGCAGAAAGAGCTTTACAGAAGGTACAGAGAAAAATATTCCTCTGAAAATTAA